A genomic stretch from Telmatocola sphagniphila includes:
- a CDS encoding DoxX family membrane protein, translating to MKYLVIVIRTLLGVMFLFGGLSYFVNIVDMSETASKWQEPTKKFMEVMTQSNYFSVVKILEIIGGAFLLTGFFVPLGLTIIGPILVNILLFDFCLEKKADPPVLVGLVLFLGVFYAYRESFRSVFAAYPDHCCSKKA from the coding sequence ATGAAATATTTGGTGATCGTGATTCGGACTCTGCTCGGGGTGATGTTCCTCTTTGGGGGACTGAGTTATTTCGTTAACATCGTGGATATGTCTGAAACGGCCAGCAAATGGCAGGAACCCACAAAAAAATTCATGGAGGTCATGACTCAAAGCAATTATTTCAGTGTCGTCAAAATCCTGGAAATCATTGGAGGGGCCTTTCTGCTTACGGGCTTCTTCGTGCCATTGGGTCTGACCATCATCGGGCCGATCCTCGTCAATATTCTTCTTTTCGATTTCTGCCTTGAAAAGAAAGCCGATCCGCCCGTACTGGTGGGACTGGTCCTTTTCCTGGGCGTTTTTTACGCTTATCGCGAAAGCTTTAGAAGTGTCTTCGCGGCATATCCCGACCACTGTTGCAGCAAGAAAGCCTAG
- a CDS encoding undecaprenyl-phosphate glucose phosphotransferase codes for MIQRSRQSLILWFIFWDFLAISLAWVGAYYVRFKYDLIPVLKERPQERVCWENLPFILLMTIVSFKFAGLYEVHRLRRTREEIPACFKGVALLVLMVMATLFYSQEPYASRMVMSLFAGLALGFVMLPRRLTWTLLKKLRRQGWNQSNAIIVGTGRGARKMHRALRHASWMGIRNIGYVDDKPRPIDTDMNIIGKLNDLPRLIEDNNVRHVFIALPMKRFDDSIRCFEILSQHLVEVRLVTDVPNLAGLSLTTTYIDGLPVIGLRESPHFGVNSIVKRGMDIVLASIALMLATPLMVLVAFLVKLSSRGPIFYRQERCGLNGESFQMIKFRSMRVDAESSGAMMTKENDPRRTRFGSFIRATSLDELPQLFNVLKGDMSLVGPRPERPVFIDKFKKTIPNYMARHSVKCGITGWAQVNGWRGNTSLRKRLQFDLYYITHWNPLLDIRILWLTIWRGFFHKNAY; via the coding sequence ATGATACAGCGCAGCCGACAGTCCCTGATTCTCTGGTTCATCTTCTGGGATTTCCTGGCGATAAGTCTGGCCTGGGTTGGCGCGTACTACGTCCGATTCAAATACGATCTCATCCCGGTTCTGAAAGAGCGCCCGCAGGAACGCGTCTGTTGGGAAAATCTCCCGTTCATACTGCTGATGACCATCGTTTCTTTCAAATTTGCAGGTCTCTACGAAGTACACCGACTCCGCCGTACACGGGAAGAAATCCCCGCCTGCTTCAAGGGCGTGGCACTCCTGGTTCTGATGGTCATGGCGACCCTGTTTTATTCGCAAGAGCCCTACGCCTCGCGCATGGTCATGTCGCTGTTTGCCGGGTTGGCCTTGGGATTTGTGATGCTGCCCCGACGGCTGACCTGGACACTTTTGAAGAAACTTCGCCGGCAGGGCTGGAATCAGTCGAACGCGATTATTGTGGGGACGGGTCGAGGAGCCCGCAAGATGCACCGGGCGCTCCGCCATGCCAGCTGGATGGGAATTCGCAACATCGGATATGTGGACGATAAACCTCGACCGATCGATACCGACATGAATATCATCGGCAAGCTCAATGACCTTCCCCGGTTGATTGAAGACAACAACGTTCGACATGTGTTTATTGCTTTGCCCATGAAGCGTTTCGACGATTCGATTCGCTGCTTCGAAATTCTTTCCCAGCATCTGGTGGAAGTCCGACTGGTAACTGATGTCCCCAATCTGGCTGGACTGTCTCTTACGACGACCTACATCGATGGGTTGCCGGTGATCGGACTTCGCGAAAGCCCGCACTTTGGCGTGAACAGCATAGTTAAACGGGGCATGGATATCGTACTCGCTTCGATTGCGCTGATGTTGGCCACACCTCTGATGGTATTAGTTGCCTTCCTGGTAAAACTGAGTAGCCGCGGGCCGATTTTTTACCGGCAGGAACGATGTGGTCTGAACGGCGAATCCTTCCAGATGATCAAATTCCGCTCGATGCGCGTTGATGCGGAATCGAGCGGGGCCATGATGACTAAAGAAAACGACCCGCGCCGGACTCGTTTCGGTTCCTTCATCCGGGCAACCAGCCTCGATGAATTGCCACAATTATTCAATGTCCTGAAGGGCGACATGTCACTGGTCGGCCCGCGCCCCGAACGGCCAGTATTCATCGACAAATTCAAGAAAACCATCCCGAACTATATGGCCCGTCATAGCGTGAAGTGCGGCATCACGGGTTGGGCTCAAGTGAATGGTTGGCGGGGAAACACCTCGCTTCGCAAAAGACTCCAATTCGACCTCTATTACATCACTCATTGGAATCCCTTACTCGACATCCGAATTCTGTGGCTGACGATCTGGCGCGGCTTTTTCCATAAAAATGCTTATTGA
- a CDS encoding DinB family protein, translating to MLELAAPLYTQNLAYAKRLVADLNKDQWISQPLADKDLNHPAFVIGHLGWVCDFGTTLLGHPAELPPNWKEIFGNTAKPSRDGTVYPAPEEILKAYETQHTRLTKLVLEATPEKLKEPSPERMRARFPELGQVMLHLLTNHQAVHLGQLSAWRRAFGLPSV from the coding sequence ATGTTGGAACTTGCAGCGCCGCTATATACCCAGAATCTGGCCTATGCCAAGCGATTGGTGGCCGATCTCAACAAGGACCAATGGATTTCTCAACCACTGGCCGACAAAGATCTGAATCATCCCGCATTTGTGATCGGGCATTTAGGCTGGGTTTGCGATTTCGGTACCACTCTTTTGGGGCATCCTGCCGAACTTCCGCCCAATTGGAAGGAGATTTTCGGTAATACCGCCAAGCCCTCGAGAGACGGAACCGTTTATCCCGCCCCGGAAGAGATTCTGAAGGCTTACGAAACACAGCACACTCGACTGACAAAACTCGTCCTGGAAGCAACCCCCGAAAAGCTCAAGGAGCCCTCTCCCGAACGGATGCGGGCTCGTTTTCCCGAGCTGGGTCAGGTAATGCTGCACCTGTTGACCAACCATCAGGCGGTCCACCTCGGCCAACTTTCGGCCTGGCGACGAGCTTTCGGACTACCTTCTGTGTAA
- a CDS encoding Gfo/Idh/MocA family protein produces the protein MIKLGILDFDTSHAEEFTKRFNRNAIAEDQWVEGAEVVIGCPGQSQISPDLVPKYTEGMKKLGVALVDKPEDLIGKVDGMLIEAVDGSVHWERVRPFLEAGIPCFVDKPFACSVADAKKIIDLSEKKKLPLFSSSSLRYAPELVEFQKDKKRQVIGAISYGPCSQHPRNPGLYHYGIHAVEILYTLMGPGCKQVETVTTKEVDMVTGTWADGRVASVRGIRPGGSYGAFVFNEKGTALPVAISTKYIYRELLKQIVEMFKTGKSPLDPLITLEIVAFIEASNKSSVNHGMPETLKI, from the coding sequence ATGATCAAACTTGGCATTCTCGACTTCGACACTTCTCATGCGGAAGAGTTCACCAAACGATTTAATCGTAACGCAATTGCTGAAGATCAGTGGGTCGAGGGGGCCGAAGTAGTGATCGGCTGTCCCGGCCAATCTCAGATCTCGCCCGATTTGGTTCCCAAATATACCGAAGGGATGAAGAAACTGGGGGTTGCCCTGGTGGACAAGCCCGAAGACCTGATCGGCAAAGTCGATGGCATGCTCATTGAAGCGGTCGATGGCAGCGTTCACTGGGAACGGGTCCGACCCTTCCTGGAGGCCGGGATACCCTGCTTCGTCGATAAGCCGTTCGCCTGCTCGGTTGCGGATGCCAAAAAGATTATTGATCTCTCGGAGAAGAAAAAACTGCCACTTTTTTCTTCCTCCTCCTTGCGCTACGCACCGGAACTCGTGGAATTCCAGAAGGATAAAAAACGGCAGGTCATCGGCGCGATCAGTTACGGCCCCTGCTCCCAACATCCCCGAAATCCCGGGCTGTATCACTATGGGATACATGCGGTCGAGATTCTGTATACGCTGATGGGGCCCGGCTGCAAGCAAGTCGAAACCGTAACCACCAAAGAGGTCGATATGGTGACCGGAACCTGGGCGGATGGCCGGGTAGCCAGTGTGCGCGGCATCCGACCCGGGGGAAGTTACGGGGCGTTTGTGTTTAACGAAAAAGGGACCGCGCTCCCTGTTGCAATCAGCACGAAATACATCTATCGCGAATTGCTCAAACAAATTGTGGAGATGTTCAAAACGGGTAAGTCACCACTCGATCCGTTGATAACGCTGGAAATCGTGGCCTTTATCGAAGCCAGCAACAAATCTTCAGTGAACCACGGAATGCCTGAAACCTTGAAGATCTAG
- a CDS encoding ABC transporter ATP-binding protein, producing MSLEVRDLRKSYPTRAEQLEVLRGVELTLQPGETVAIMGPSGSGKSTLLNILGTLDKPTSGSVKLNKVDPFTLDETGIAAFRNQRIGFVFQEHHLLPQCNVLENVLIPTLVHPNLDKAQIEAVARKLLEEVGLSHRLSHQPAELSGGERQRVAIARALILKPALLLADEPTGNLDQKIAREVGELLIRLTREQSAILIAVTHSSELAATFPRTLKMEEGLLVPA from the coding sequence ATGTCTCTGGAAGTCCGCGATCTGCGAAAGTCCTATCCGACGCGTGCCGAGCAACTGGAAGTTCTGCGAGGGGTGGAACTGACGCTGCAACCGGGCGAAACCGTGGCGATTATGGGCCCTTCCGGTTCCGGCAAAAGTACCCTGCTGAACATCCTGGGAACTCTCGACAAGCCTACCAGCGGTTCGGTCAAACTCAACAAAGTCGATCCTTTTACACTGGATGAAACCGGTATCGCCGCGTTTCGCAATCAACGGATCGGTTTCGTGTTTCAGGAACACCATCTGCTGCCGCAGTGCAATGTTCTGGAAAACGTCCTGATTCCAACTTTAGTCCATCCCAATCTCGACAAGGCTCAGATCGAAGCCGTCGCCCGCAAACTTTTAGAGGAAGTGGGGCTGTCGCACCGTCTATCGCATCAACCGGCGGAATTGTCGGGAGGAGAAAGGCAGCGTGTCGCCATCGCCCGGGCCTTGATTCTGAAGCCCGCGCTTTTGCTGGCCGATGAACCCACTGGAAATCTGGATCAGAAAATTGCCCGCGAAGTCGGAGAGTTGCTGATACGGCTGACTCGGGAACAATCGGCCATATTAATTGCCGTAACGCACAGTTCGGAACTGGCCGCAACCTTCCCCCGAACTTTGAAGATGGAGGAAGGATTGCTGGTTCCCGCTTAA
- a CDS encoding PQQ-binding-like beta-propeller repeat protein, protein MRQISLAISLFFLVSSSALQAEDWPGWRGPRGDGTSIDTGFPIQWTATQNVVWKVAIPGRGHSSPIICGDRVFLTSCLEGEAPGNEPCDRVLISLDRKSGQIHWKTVVEKAPLERIHTLNSYSSSTPATDGERVYVTFLNRDKLLVVCYDFDGKELWRKSPGPFKSQHGFCSPPVLYKGSVIVNGDHDGNGYLVSFDKKTGEVKWKIDRPNHTRSYCPPLIVEAAGKTQLVMTGSKCVCSYNPDDGSLIWTIDGPTEQFVASMVYHKNLLFLTAGFPTYHVMAIRPDGTGNVTKTHVQWHETKGAGYVPSPLAVNGLFFNVKDEGLATCRNAETGKLLWEERLGKHFSASPVFAENRLYFLDDEGKMTVVQADKNLEVLSKNSLNENCFASPAFSKGQIFIRGEKHLWCIGTQIK, encoded by the coding sequence ATGCGGCAAATCTCTCTGGCAATCTCTCTTTTCTTCCTGGTTTCGAGTTCCGCGCTTCAAGCCGAGGATTGGCCGGGCTGGCGTGGCCCGAGAGGCGATGGTACCAGTATCGACACCGGCTTCCCGATCCAGTGGACCGCAACTCAAAATGTGGTTTGGAAAGTCGCCATTCCCGGTCGCGGCCATTCTTCTCCGATTATATGCGGGGACCGCGTTTTCTTAACCAGTTGCCTGGAAGGCGAGGCTCCGGGAAATGAACCCTGCGATCGGGTGCTGATATCTCTGGATCGCAAATCCGGCCAGATTCATTGGAAAACGGTGGTGGAAAAAGCCCCCTTGGAGAGAATTCACACGCTGAATAGTTATTCGAGCAGCACGCCCGCCACAGATGGCGAGCGAGTATATGTGACTTTCCTCAATCGGGATAAACTGCTGGTGGTCTGTTACGATTTCGACGGAAAAGAACTCTGGCGCAAATCGCCCGGCCCCTTCAAATCGCAGCACGGCTTCTGCAGCCCACCGGTACTTTACAAGGGTAGCGTGATCGTCAACGGCGACCACGACGGCAACGGCTATCTGGTCTCATTCGATAAAAAGACGGGTGAAGTGAAATGGAAAATTGATCGACCCAATCACACCCGATCTTACTGTCCGCCGTTGATCGTGGAGGCGGCCGGGAAAACTCAATTAGTTATGACCGGAAGCAAATGCGTTTGCAGCTATAACCCGGATGATGGCTCCTTAATCTGGACGATCGATGGCCCTACGGAGCAATTCGTGGCCAGCATGGTCTATCACAAGAATCTCCTTTTTCTCACGGCCGGCTTTCCGACCTACCACGTGATGGCCATTCGCCCTGATGGTACGGGGAACGTCACAAAAACTCATGTGCAGTGGCACGAAACCAAGGGAGCCGGTTATGTCCCCAGCCCTCTGGCGGTGAATGGGCTGTTTTTCAACGTGAAAGATGAGGGGCTGGCGACTTGCCGGAATGCCGAGACGGGTAAACTTCTCTGGGAGGAACGCTTGGGAAAACACTTTAGCGCCTCTCCCGTGTTCGCCGAAAATCGCCTCTACTTCCTCGACGATGAAGGAAAAATGACTGTGGTACAGGCGGACAAAAATTTGGAAGTCCTCTCCAAGAATTCACTCAATGAGAATTGTTTCGCTTCCCCGGCATTCAGCAAAGGGCAGATTTTCATCCGGGGCGAAAAACATCTGTGGTGCATCGGCACACAAATTAAATGA
- a CDS encoding RDD family protein, producing the protein MSAQWYFAINDQEKGPVTAQDLKKLADAGKLTTKDLVWKEGLPNWIPAGQVKGLFGANQLAKAPSKPVEEEDEIEEVDDEEEDEEFEVVEPVRKKKKFYGYAGFWKRFCALFVDGMCLGIPMSIIMRATGVNNPENLKKGLDGLLLFEAIYGLILWLYFALMESSSYQGTLGKRAVGIKVTDMKGNRISFAQATGRHFARIPSSFFFIGYLMAAFTEKKQALHDIIAGCLVVKSQE; encoded by the coding sequence ATGAGCGCTCAGTGGTACTTTGCTATCAACGACCAGGAAAAGGGGCCAGTGACGGCTCAGGATCTCAAAAAACTGGCCGACGCGGGGAAGTTAACCACCAAAGATTTGGTCTGGAAAGAAGGGCTGCCCAACTGGATACCTGCGGGTCAGGTCAAAGGGTTGTTCGGGGCCAACCAACTCGCTAAAGCTCCGTCGAAACCTGTGGAGGAAGAGGACGAGATCGAAGAAGTGGACGATGAGGAAGAAGATGAGGAGTTCGAAGTCGTTGAGCCGGTAAGAAAGAAGAAGAAATTCTACGGCTATGCGGGATTCTGGAAGAGGTTTTGTGCGCTTTTCGTTGACGGTATGTGTCTTGGCATTCCCATGTCAATTATTATGAGAGCGACCGGGGTTAATAATCCCGAGAATCTAAAAAAGGGTCTGGATGGACTTCTTCTATTCGAAGCCATCTACGGCTTAATTTTGTGGTTATATTTTGCTCTGATGGAAAGTTCATCCTACCAAGGAACTCTTGGCAAAAGAGCCGTGGGAATCAAAGTAACCGACATGAAGGGTAATCGAATCTCTTTTGCTCAGGCTACGGGACGACATTTTGCCAGGATTCCATCCAGCTTCTTTTTTATCGGTTACCTGATGGCGGCATTCACCGAGAAGAAACAGGCCTTGCACGATATCATTGCCGGTTGTCTGGTCGTGAAATCTCAAGAGTGA
- a CDS encoding DUF167 domain-containing protein, which translates to MIEIKEHVEGIAIPVRAQPNAKKVGVQGEQAGALKVAVSAPPEDGKANDAIVEVLKDFFGVKRSQVELISGRTHRNKIFLIRDCSPDHVQSRLATLS; encoded by the coding sequence GTGATTGAAATTAAAGAACACGTCGAGGGAATCGCAATTCCCGTCCGGGCTCAACCGAACGCGAAAAAAGTGGGCGTGCAGGGCGAACAGGCCGGGGCGCTGAAAGTGGCTGTGAGTGCGCCGCCGGAGGATGGCAAGGCAAACGATGCGATAGTCGAGGTATTGAAGGATTTTTTCGGAGTTAAGCGATCTCAGGTGGAGTTGATTTCCGGTCGCACCCACCGGAACAAAATCTTTTTAATTCGGGACTGCTCCCCGGATCACGTGCAGTCCCGCTTGGCTACCTTAAGCTAG
- a CDS encoding DnaJ C-terminal domain-containing protein yields the protein MPRDHYEVLGVSRSASSEEITKAYKKLARQYHPDRNLGDKTAESKFKEIQSAYDTLNDPKKRQNYDQFGTDTPMGGAGGPGGFNFAGGPGGGGANVDPAMFEEVFSRMHGGGMPDLSSFFGGGGGGGKKRGRRSAPPQPIEVEARIPLSTAASGGSVTLQIGPKRLDIKVPAGIEEGKKLRVPGQGPSGEDITVKILIDPHPFFRREGKDIYLDVPISIPEAILGGKIEAPTVGGKRVEVKIKPGTSGGSKLRLRGLGLGDGDQYLVFKIIVPKNIQEKSMKLIEEFGKLQPENPRADVPWA from the coding sequence ATGCCCCGCGATCATTATGAAGTCCTTGGCGTTTCCCGAAGCGCCTCGTCCGAAGAAATCACCAAAGCTTATAAGAAACTGGCTCGGCAATACCACCCCGACCGTAATCTGGGCGATAAAACTGCGGAGTCCAAGTTTAAAGAGATTCAGTCCGCCTACGATACTCTGAACGATCCGAAAAAAAGACAAAATTACGATCAGTTCGGTACCGATACCCCCATGGGCGGGGCGGGCGGACCCGGCGGTTTCAATTTTGCCGGCGGTCCGGGCGGCGGCGGCGCAAACGTCGATCCTGCCATGTTCGAGGAAGTCTTTTCCCGAATGCACGGCGGCGGTATGCCCGATCTTTCCTCGTTCTTCGGCGGGGGTGGCGGCGGCGGCAAGAAACGCGGACGTCGATCCGCTCCGCCCCAACCGATCGAAGTCGAAGCTCGCATACCTCTGAGCACGGCGGCCAGCGGCGGATCCGTCACACTTCAAATCGGTCCCAAGCGGTTGGATATCAAAGTTCCCGCGGGAATTGAAGAAGGCAAAAAACTCCGCGTGCCTGGTCAGGGACCCAGTGGCGAAGATATTACCGTTAAGATCCTGATCGATCCCCATCCCTTCTTTCGAAGAGAAGGAAAAGACATCTACCTCGATGTTCCCATCAGCATCCCGGAAGCGATTCTCGGTGGAAAAATCGAGGCTCCTACAGTCGGTGGAAAACGGGTGGAAGTCAAGATCAAGCCAGGAACCTCCGGAGGCTCCAAACTGCGTTTGCGCGGGCTCGGTCTGGGTGATGGCGACCAATACCTCGTGTTCAAAATCATCGTACCCAAGAACATTCAGGAAAAGTCCATGAAGCTGATCGAGGAATTCGGCAAACTGCAGCCGGAAAATCCCCGGGCCGATGTGCCCTGGGCGTAG
- a CDS encoding MotA/TolQ/ExbB proton channel family protein, which translates to MALSRILHSRWFSFAFVLILLGTFWLTGQPVSAQDAGDAPGQAPEPNIIIHIVKSAGVVFGPLLLLVSIALVALIVILFMDLKMAAAIPPGFVDAFTDTVNKRQFKQAFDMAKADNSILARVLTAGMSRLQYGLEDARDMAENTLESIKSDKEQKNNYTAVIGTLGPMLGLVGTVFGMILSFIELGRGTTPNPARLADGISHALVVTLLGIALSVPAIFFNAFFRNRITRITMETNHIADDLLTQMYHNSKKTGGLPSATTMPPAPPAPTK; encoded by the coding sequence ATGGCTCTCTCCCGAATACTCCATTCGCGTTGGTTTTCTTTCGCTTTCGTACTGATTTTGCTTGGCACTTTCTGGTTGACCGGCCAACCTGTTTCCGCTCAGGATGCGGGGGATGCGCCCGGTCAAGCGCCTGAACCGAACATCATTATTCACATCGTGAAGTCGGCCGGAGTCGTTTTCGGCCCGCTTTTGCTCCTGGTGTCGATTGCACTCGTCGCTTTGATCGTGATTCTGTTCATGGATCTGAAGATGGCCGCCGCGATCCCGCCGGGATTCGTTGACGCCTTCACGGATACTGTGAACAAACGTCAGTTCAAGCAGGCTTTTGATATGGCCAAGGCCGATAATTCGATTCTGGCTCGAGTGCTGACCGCCGGGATGAGCCGATTGCAGTACGGCCTGGAAGATGCCCGCGACATGGCGGAAAATACTCTCGAAAGCATCAAGAGCGACAAAGAACAGAAGAACAACTACACCGCCGTAATTGGAACGCTGGGGCCAATGCTCGGGCTGGTCGGAACGGTGTTTGGTATGATTCTCTCGTTCATCGAATTGGGCCGCGGCACGACGCCGAACCCCGCGCGACTCGCCGACGGTATTTCCCACGCTCTGGTAGTGACCTTGCTCGGGATTGCTCTGTCGGTGCCCGCCATTTTCTTCAATGCGTTCTTCCGGAACCGAATCACCCGCATCACCATGGAAACCAACCATATTGCGGATGACCTTCTGACGCAGATGTACCACAACTCCAAGAAAACGGGTGGCCTGCCGAGTGCGACCACTATGCCACCGGCGCCTCCCGCACCGACCAAGTAA
- a CDS encoding YggS family pyridoxal phosphate-dependent enzyme: MTESEIRKILEERLQALEGRIQAACQRSGRLRESVTLVAVTKTVTNQVAGILPSLGVSNFGENRPQELKRKFQSLPGLGIRWHMIGHLQRNKVAETLPLVELIHSVDSPRLFQEICKEAQKQNRSTQFLFQVNGSREAAKHGYSYEELEKQLTEMPVGNPLKFCGYMTMAAYTEDPEACRATFRELKEFAYRHSPQPELSMGMSNDFEIAIEEGATLIRIGSVLFEGLPGPGEEA; encoded by the coding sequence ATGACGGAATCGGAAATTCGGAAGATACTGGAAGAACGATTACAAGCCTTGGAAGGTCGGATTCAAGCGGCCTGCCAACGAAGCGGGCGGTTACGGGAATCGGTCACTCTGGTGGCCGTCACCAAAACGGTAACTAACCAAGTCGCCGGGATCTTGCCGAGTCTAGGGGTCTCGAATTTTGGGGAAAATCGCCCGCAGGAACTGAAGCGAAAATTCCAGTCGCTGCCGGGGTTGGGCATTCGCTGGCATATGATCGGTCATTTGCAACGGAACAAAGTGGCGGAGACGCTTCCATTAGTGGAGTTGATCCATTCCGTGGATAGCCCCAGGCTCTTTCAGGAGATCTGCAAGGAAGCTCAAAAGCAGAACCGATCTACCCAATTTCTGTTCCAAGTCAATGGGTCCCGAGAAGCCGCCAAGCATGGTTATTCCTACGAGGAACTTGAGAAGCAGCTCACAGAAATGCCGGTGGGTAATCCGCTAAAATTTTGTGGATATATGACCATGGCCGCGTACACCGAGGACCCGGAAGCCTGCCGGGCCACTTTTCGAGAACTGAAGGAGTTTGCCTATCGACATAGCCCGCAGCCGGAATTGTCGATGGGAATGAGTAATGACTTTGAAATCGCGATCGAAGAAGGGGCCACGTTGATTCGGATCGGTTCCGTGCTATTCGAAGGATTGCCCGGTCCGGGAGAGGAAGCGTGA
- a CDS encoding peroxiredoxin translates to MRFQKLFAFLSLCLGILVSHAAAEEIKVGDPAPAFEAKDETGKIWKSSDVVGKKTLVIFFYPAATTNGCTKEACAYRDLAAKFTAKDTVVVGISGDKPEGQMLFKKLHNLNYPLLSDETGVIAKAFGVSTKAGGTVTAKDAKGETVLDKENNPVKLTRGLTESRWTFVIGKNGKILSKNTEVKAAEDAKQVLELIEKTK, encoded by the coding sequence ATGCGTTTCCAAAAACTCTTTGCGTTTCTAAGTTTGTGTCTGGGTATTCTGGTCAGCCATGCCGCCGCGGAGGAAATCAAAGTAGGCGATCCCGCCCCCGCTTTCGAAGCCAAGGACGAGACTGGAAAAATTTGGAAATCGAGTGATGTGGTGGGGAAGAAAACGCTCGTCATCTTTTTCTACCCGGCCGCCACCACTAACGGTTGCACCAAAGAAGCCTGTGCCTATCGGGATCTTGCCGCCAAATTCACCGCCAAAGATACGGTTGTCGTCGGGATCTCCGGAGATAAGCCCGAGGGGCAGATGCTCTTCAAGAAACTGCACAATCTGAACTATCCCTTGCTTTCGGACGAAACCGGGGTCATCGCTAAAGCCTTCGGGGTGAGTACCAAAGCGGGCGGCACCGTTACGGCGAAGGATGCCAAAGGGGAAACCGTGCTGGATAAAGAAAATAATCCGGTGAAGTTAACTAGAGGCCTCACTGAATCCCGCTGGACTTTCGTAATCGGGAAAAACGGCAAGATTCTATCGAAGAATACGGAAGTCAAAGCGGCCGAAGATGCCAAACAGGTCCTCGAGTTGATTGAGAAAACCAAGTAG
- the aroB gene encoding 3-dehydroquinate synthase, with protein sequence MQTVSVNLGPRSYSIQIIAHETLGWLTFLKSALGHTRKLFFVSDTHTTTLMQKLRDLSLGAYECNHAIIPAGESSKSMAQFSFLLDELAEFGADRQTGVVAVGGGVIGDLAGFAAAAYNRGLPFIQVPTTLLAMVDSSVGGKVGINHPKGKNLIGAFHQPKAVWIDIGSLVTLPEREYLSGLAEVVKYGVIQDPQFFEFLEQNTAKILKRDAAILRQIVARCCRLKADVVEKDEREETGLRMILNYGHTFAHAFETVSGYGHWLHGEAVAAGMVYASRLAEKKDLIPASITERQIKLLSEFRLPVKAESGWKIPDLIEVMKRDKKAQAGRLRFILPVKLGEVRALDDVTEQQVAEVLAP encoded by the coding sequence ATGCAGACTGTTTCCGTAAATCTGGGGCCGCGCAGTTATTCCATTCAAATCATCGCTCACGAAACGCTCGGCTGGCTCACTTTTCTCAAGTCGGCCTTGGGCCACACCCGCAAGTTGTTTTTCGTTTCAGATACGCACACCACGACGCTGATGCAGAAGTTGCGGGATCTCTCCCTGGGCGCCTACGAGTGCAATCACGCCATCATCCCGGCCGGCGAGTCTTCAAAAAGCATGGCCCAGTTCTCGTTCCTCCTGGATGAATTGGCGGAATTTGGAGCGGATCGGCAAACCGGAGTGGTCGCCGTTGGTGGTGGCGTCATCGGCGATTTGGCGGGGTTTGCTGCGGCCGCTTACAATCGCGGTTTACCCTTCATTCAGGTTCCCACAACTTTGCTTGCGATGGTCGATAGTTCGGTCGGCGGCAAAGTGGGAATCAATCACCCCAAGGGCAAGAATCTTATCGGCGCATTTCATCAGCCCAAAGCCGTCTGGATCGATATTGGCTCGCTGGTCACCCTTCCAGAACGGGAGTACCTCAGCGGCCTGGCTGAGGTGGTCAAGTACGGGGTGATCCAGGATCCCCAATTTTTCGAATTTCTTGAGCAGAACACAGCGAAAATTCTCAAACGCGATGCAGCGATACTCCGGCAGATCGTGGCCCGCTGCTGCCGTTTGAAAGCTGATGTTGTGGAGAAGGACGAGCGGGAGGAAACCGGCCTGCGAATGATTTTGAATTACGGTCATACCTTCGCGCACGCCTTCGAAACGGTTAGCGGTTACGGCCACTGGTTGCATGGGGAGGCGGTGGCTGCGGGAATGGTTTACGCGAGCCGTCTGGCGGAGAAGAAGGATCTAATTCCCGCCTCGATTACAGAAAGGCAAATCAAATTGCTCTCAGAATTCCGCCTGCCTGTAAAAGCCGAAAGCGGTTGGAAGATTCCCGATCTGATCGAAGTCATGAAGAGGGATAAGAAGGCGCAAGCCGGTCGATTGCGATTCATCCTGCCAGTGAAACTTGGCGAAGTTCGCGCACTCGACGATGTCACCGAGCAGCAGGTGGCGGAAGTTCTAGCCCCCTAG